From the Maioricimonas rarisocia genome, one window contains:
- a CDS encoding alkaline phosphatase family protein — translation MISSTRMRRSAVSDRRGAGLLWLSLALILQLFLNGPLAAQAPGRVAVSNLPARNERQIHVDSQQLWTDTGIELRAGQPVTIRAEGRVVAGSRRRLETHVVNEVGPEGTYQFSDRAVESIFPLAASAKGPAPCYCLIGRIGNSEPFFIGRKNSFVAPRSGRLQLGINDFDVTDNEGHFTATVAFEASLEPLAWERVVDRLGKWTGRPVDAASVVVFYVDGLRPDVVQEMVRLGHLPNIREQFIDGGTWLSNTFTAFPSDTITSNGTMWTGCFSDRHGLKGQVRFSRRRLVSESYLEPLGPSRSARLLSPRGIDRLMVDSQAAAISTLQGPPAGDQWLDTYVASTPPLYELLQRHGHDWSIGVLPVMTEVPPPLWSRSLARQMPYFKSHRTWEYMDDANADYAVRNLLQRREPVTIIWLPETDSCSHKCCRGQFGLTRRTIAHADRLIGEVVAELKRQQRLESTYLMLVSDHGHLGGRDRHLANFDIANDLIFRPRQLDEEGNWIGGGLGLSVRMHRFANRHSDDRSREFVFIDGDTDGAARLFLPKGHYRSGDWSGPNRPGDLLRYRLDPQRPPVNLIDALTHYRTAHPEGGYSYPIDLVLMKLSSNSILISTLDRGHAFIERVRGPNREWFYSYQIVENIRPGEDGSVQFTPVKDPQRDPLGLLQVLSPELMAGPLDEATWLRVSANTPYPDAVVTLTRHMLWDRDLKFREAEFAPDLVVTARADWYFGMKDSPGTMHGYPLAPAMRASWFVTGPNVRKGTRSTVPCRLVDLTPTILHMIGLWPPHHPTGRGPHADSEEGESESEELPRFDGRPVLSLYESDEPGELRPVYWHDLDLQGWRPLEYRSRSVSPYRPVLVNNPDHPFDLNNMMYDLMLLADLSLIRVLDDVVSPLAGQRRLIVNTVGQAEQFFRTQPKRWVADTPNVLDVQNVTLSDYSITSQGNLQRIDRAVDWVQVRGQEFESEVAQRVPLPFLPGGRLVNRTIDGVQQTFWDAYRFGQRVVIEIVDEGIVNGVEDGTSYLLNRWGRVPSEQIVTPTDE, via the coding sequence ATGATCAGTTCGACCCGAATGCGGCGCAGTGCGGTCAGTGACCGTCGGGGAGCCGGTCTCCTCTGGCTGTCCCTTGCGCTCATTCTCCAGCTGTTCCTCAATGGCCCCCTCGCCGCGCAGGCGCCCGGACGTGTAGCCGTTTCCAATCTGCCGGCACGGAACGAACGGCAGATCCACGTCGATTCGCAGCAGCTCTGGACCGACACCGGAATCGAACTTCGCGCCGGCCAGCCGGTGACCATTCGGGCCGAAGGACGCGTCGTCGCCGGCAGCAGACGTCGACTTGAAACCCATGTCGTCAACGAAGTCGGACCGGAAGGGACCTACCAGTTCAGCGACCGAGCGGTGGAGAGCATCTTCCCGCTCGCGGCATCTGCGAAGGGGCCGGCTCCCTGCTACTGTCTGATCGGGCGGATCGGGAACTCCGAACCGTTCTTCATCGGTCGCAAGAACAGTTTCGTCGCGCCGCGGAGCGGACGGCTGCAGCTGGGCATCAACGATTTCGACGTAACCGACAACGAGGGGCACTTTACAGCCACCGTTGCCTTCGAAGCATCGCTCGAACCACTTGCCTGGGAACGGGTGGTCGATCGGCTCGGCAAATGGACCGGCCGTCCTGTCGATGCCGCCTCGGTCGTCGTCTTCTATGTCGATGGTCTGCGGCCCGATGTCGTGCAGGAAATGGTGCGACTCGGACATCTGCCGAACATCCGCGAGCAGTTCATCGACGGCGGAACGTGGCTGTCGAATACGTTTACGGCGTTTCCCTCAGATACGATCACGTCGAACGGCACGATGTGGACCGGCTGCTTTTCGGACCGGCACGGCCTGAAGGGGCAGGTCCGCTTCAGTCGTCGCCGTCTCGTTTCTGAATCGTATCTCGAGCCGCTGGGACCCTCCCGCAGCGCCCGCCTGCTCAGCCCGCGCGGCATCGACCGTCTGATGGTCGATTCGCAGGCGGCGGCAATCTCGACACTGCAGGGGCCGCCGGCGGGTGATCAATGGCTCGACACCTACGTCGCCAGCACGCCCCCTCTGTACGAGTTGCTGCAGCGTCACGGCCACGACTGGTCGATCGGCGTGCTGCCCGTGATGACGGAAGTACCGCCACCACTGTGGAGCCGGAGCCTCGCCCGGCAGATGCCGTACTTCAAGTCACACCGGACATGGGAGTACATGGACGACGCGAACGCCGACTATGCCGTCCGAAATCTGCTGCAGCGTCGGGAACCGGTCACGATCATCTGGCTCCCGGAAACCGATTCCTGCTCTCACAAGTGCTGCCGTGGCCAGTTCGGCCTCACCCGGAGAACGATCGCCCATGCCGACCGGCTGATCGGAGAAGTCGTCGCCGAGTTGAAACGTCAGCAGCGACTCGAGTCGACGTATCTGATGCTGGTGAGCGACCACGGCCACCTCGGAGGCCGCGATCGACACCTCGCCAACTTCGACATCGCCAACGACCTGATCTTCCGCCCGCGGCAACTCGATGAGGAGGGCAACTGGATCGGCGGTGGCCTGGGACTCTCGGTCCGCATGCACCGGTTCGCGAACCGGCACTCCGACGATCGTTCCCGCGAGTTCGTCTTCATCGACGGCGACACCGACGGGGCCGCCCGCCTGTTCCTGCCGAAGGGGCACTACCGCTCGGGGGACTGGTCGGGACCGAATCGTCCCGGAGACCTGCTGCGATACCGACTCGACCCGCAGCGCCCTCCGGTGAATCTCATCGACGCACTGACGCACTACCGAACGGCTCACCCGGAGGGGGGCTACTCGTACCCGATTGATCTGGTTCTGATGAAGCTGTCTTCCAACAGCATCCTCATCAGCACGCTCGACCGTGGACATGCCTTCATCGAACGGGTCCGGGGCCCGAACCGCGAATGGTTCTACAGCTATCAGATTGTTGAGAACATTCGACCGGGGGAAGACGGCAGCGTGCAGTTCACGCCGGTGAAGGATCCCCAGCGCGACCCGCTCGGACTGCTGCAGGTTCTTTCGCCGGAACTGATGGCCGGACCGCTCGATGAGGCGACCTGGCTGCGCGTCTCGGCGAATACGCCGTATCCCGATGCCGTCGTCACGTTGACGCGGCACATGCTGTGGGACAGAGACCTGAAGTTCCGCGAAGCCGAGTTCGCACCGGACCTGGTCGTGACCGCCCGGGCGGACTGGTACTTCGGGATGAAGGACTCCCCCGGCACGATGCATGGTTACCCGCTGGCGCCTGCGATGCGGGCCAGCTGGTTTGTGACGGGGCCGAACGTTCGCAAAGGGACCCGTTCGACCGTTCCCTGTCGACTCGTCGATTTGACGCCGACGATCCTGCACATGATCGGCCTGTGGCCGCCGCATCATCCGACAGGACGCGGCCCTCACGCCGATTCAGAGGAAGGTGAGTCGGAGTCCGAGGAGTTACCCCGCTTCGACGGTCGACCGGTCCTGTCACTGTACGAATCGGACGAACCGGGCGAACTTCGTCCCGTCTACTGGCACGACCTCGACCTGCAGGGGTGGCGTCCGCTCGAGTATCGCAGCCGCAGCGTCTCACCGTACCGACCGGTCCTGGTCAACAATCCGGACCATCCGTTCGATCTCAACAACATGATGTACGACCTCATGCTGCTCGCGGATCTGAGCCTGATCCGGGTGCTGGATGACGTCGTCAGTCCGCTGGCCGGCCAGCGCCGCCTGATCGTCAATACAGTCGGACAGGCCGAGCAGTTCTTTCGCACGCAGCCGAAGCGATGGGTGGCAGATACTCCCAACGTGCTCGACGTGCAGAACGTGACCCTCTCGGACTACAGCATCACCTCGCAGGGGAACCTGCAGCGGATCGATCGGGCGGTCGACTGGGTACAGGTTCGTGGACAGGAGTTCGAATCCGAGGTTGCCCAACGCGTGCCGCTCCCGTTCCTGCCGGGTGGACGCCTGGTCAACCGGACCATCGACGGGGTGCAGCAGACGTTCTGGGATGCCTATCGGTTCGGCCAGCGGGTGGTCATCGAAATCGTGGACGAGGGGATCGTCAACGGGGTCGAAGACGGCACCTCATATCTGCTCAACCGCTGGGGCCGCGTCCCGTCGGAACAGATCGTCACTCCGACCGACGAGTGA
- a CDS encoding Crp/Fnr family transcriptional regulator: MDDKFWFLKNCDLFERLSPEQTQRLEAASHAKSFARGSLVYMPADAGESVFLLTSGRVKLYHITGEGKQAVLALIDPGELFGELTIFDGGEREEFAEAMEKSTIIRIPRAEMTRLMEEHAGVAVGVTRLMGLRRRRIERRLKSLLFRSNRERLVHLLMELAEKYGQRTTGGVTIGIKLSHQELASIIGSTRETVTVVLGELQAEGSLIIKRRQIILTDMEGMARSIEQQPPSIPVPEPVIPPIRRPAGMET, from the coding sequence ATGGATGACAAGTTCTGGTTTCTGAAAAACTGCGATCTGTTTGAGCGGCTTTCGCCCGAGCAGACGCAGCGTCTCGAAGCAGCCTCCCACGCGAAGTCGTTCGCGCGGGGCAGCTTGGTCTACATGCCGGCCGACGCGGGCGAGTCGGTCTTTCTGCTCACGTCCGGCCGGGTCAAGCTGTACCACATCACCGGAGAAGGAAAGCAGGCCGTTCTGGCGTTGATCGATCCGGGGGAACTGTTCGGCGAACTGACGATCTTCGACGGCGGAGAGCGCGAGGAATTCGCCGAGGCCATGGAGAAGTCGACGATCATCCGCATCCCCCGTGCGGAGATGACCCGGCTCATGGAAGAACATGCCGGCGTTGCGGTGGGCGTGACCCGTCTGATGGGACTGCGGCGACGCCGTATCGAGCGACGGCTCAAGTCGCTCCTGTTCCGGTCCAATCGTGAACGACTGGTCCACCTACTGATGGAACTGGCTGAGAAATACGGTCAGCGAACCACGGGGGGAGTGACCATCGGGATCAAGCTCTCGCATCAGGAACTGGCAAGCATCATCGGGAGTACACGGGAAACGGTGACGGTCGTGCTCGGCGAGCTGCAGGCCGAAGGAAGTCTGATCATCAAGCGGCGGCAGATCATCCTCACGGACATGGAAGGGATGGCACGGAGTATCGAACAACAGCCTCCCTCCATTCCGGTCCCAGAGCCCGTCATTCCCCCCATCCGACGACCAGCAGGAATGGAAACCTGA
- the scpB gene encoding SMC-Scp complex subunit ScpB, with translation MNNQSDFAESADLPATAADVPSSEDVISVDGELSLDAIEQAYQRALEISDAEHLEASSSPTDWPAEGDAIDPSPEETAPCEAGGTVEAVGEAASDDDELLSLDEDSGPSVRPRQVLEALLFVGGQPLTTRQLADSLGGEFPHEEIDELIDALNHDYFVQNRPYEIRLGEGGYRLTLRSEYERVRSRVYGQGPREVRLSQDALEILAFVAYQQPVDRPAVEETGKKNAAGLLRQLLRLELVALTRREDGTVTYHTTTRFLELFGLGSIDDLPRAAEIRFK, from the coding sequence GTGAACAATCAGTCCGACTTTGCGGAATCAGCAGACCTGCCGGCCACCGCTGCGGATGTCCCGTCGTCCGAGGACGTGATTTCTGTCGACGGCGAGTTGTCGCTGGATGCGATCGAGCAGGCGTACCAGCGGGCGCTGGAGATCTCTGACGCCGAGCATCTCGAAGCCTCCTCCTCACCAACGGACTGGCCCGCCGAGGGGGACGCGATCGATCCGTCTCCAGAGGAGACCGCCCCGTGCGAGGCGGGAGGGACGGTTGAAGCTGTCGGTGAAGCTGCCTCGGACGACGACGAACTGCTCTCGCTCGACGAAGACAGCGGCCCGTCCGTCCGCCCCCGACAGGTTCTCGAAGCGCTGCTGTTTGTGGGCGGTCAGCCGCTCACGACACGTCAGCTTGCCGATTCGCTCGGTGGCGAGTTCCCGCACGAGGAAATCGACGAGCTCATCGATGCGCTCAACCACGACTACTTCGTTCAGAATCGACCGTACGAGATTCGTCTGGGAGAAGGCGGCTACCGATTGACGCTCCGTTCTGAATACGAGCGCGTTCGCAGTCGTGTGTACGGTCAGGGGCCGCGGGAGGTCAGGCTCTCGCAGGACGCTCTGGAGATCCTGGCATTCGTCGCTTACCAGCAACCGGTCGACCGGCCCGCCGTCGAGGAGACGGGGAAGAAAAACGCCGCCGGGTTGCTGCGTCAGCTGCTGCGGCTCGAGCTGGTCGCGTTAACGCGACGTGAAGACGGAACGGTGACGTATCACACGACGACGCGGTTTCTGGAGCTGTTCGGGCTGGGGTCGATCGACGACCTGCCCCGCGCTGCGGAGATCCGTTTCAAGTAG
- the dnaA gene encoding chromosomal replication initiator protein DnaA codes for MLPGNELNGRPHVDAIAREVAKQLDPRRYEQWFSRKTRFSVQDDCVTVHVGSPYLLTWVQKQFEPLLGQVARTVLGPGARLAWNVDADLVMNAGNSQPESGDDAKAEPRPVQTSVARKLPAGGGNARPPGGRRYADLRQFVTGPSNDMAVLAARQVSEAPGDQINPLYIHGGVGVGKSHLLEGTYRLLRRNFPRCQVLLLTAENFANFFTQALREKTLPSFRQRFRNVDVLLVDDVDFLNGKKGIEEEFLNTLKKLEADGKQIVLTADRHPRLLTKLSEELVSRFLAGVVCRVEAPDAATRKAIVKQVALQRHTPITERAIEFVADRFTNSVRELIGAVNCLHTYHTMTGSRIGVADARNTLRRLERDCIRVVRLADVERAVCRLFGVASDDLKSARRARAVSQPRMLAMYLARRLTQSAYGEIGQFFGGRNHATVIAAERKVRKLVDEQGAIQIASEAWPVSDVLSTLEQQIKTG; via the coding sequence ATGCTGCCCGGAAATGAACTGAATGGAAGACCGCATGTTGACGCAATTGCCCGTGAAGTGGCAAAGCAACTGGATCCCCGACGATACGAACAATGGTTCTCTCGCAAGACGCGGTTCTCGGTGCAGGATGACTGCGTCACCGTACACGTCGGCAGCCCCTATCTGCTGACCTGGGTGCAGAAGCAGTTCGAGCCGCTGCTCGGACAGGTCGCCCGAACCGTCCTCGGCCCCGGCGCACGACTCGCCTGGAACGTCGATGCCGACCTCGTCATGAATGCCGGGAACTCCCAGCCGGAGTCCGGCGATGACGCCAAAGCCGAACCACGCCCTGTCCAGACCTCGGTTGCCCGCAAGCTTCCCGCCGGTGGTGGCAATGCGCGCCCACCGGGAGGACGACGGTACGCCGATCTGCGGCAGTTCGTCACCGGCCCGAGCAACGACATGGCGGTCCTGGCCGCCCGGCAGGTCTCCGAAGCACCCGGCGATCAGATCAATCCGCTGTACATCCACGGTGGGGTGGGGGTCGGCAAATCGCATCTGCTCGAAGGAACGTACCGGCTGCTGCGGCGAAACTTTCCGCGGTGCCAGGTGCTGTTGCTGACGGCCGAGAACTTTGCCAACTTCTTTACGCAGGCACTGCGCGAGAAGACCCTGCCGAGTTTTCGGCAGCGGTTCCGGAATGTCGACGTCCTCCTCGTGGACGACGTCGACTTCCTCAATGGCAAGAAGGGGATCGAGGAAGAGTTCCTCAACACCCTCAAGAAGCTCGAAGCCGACGGCAAGCAGATCGTGCTGACGGCCGACCGTCATCCCCGACTGCTGACCAAGCTGTCTGAAGAACTGGTCAGCCGGTTTCTGGCGGGAGTGGTCTGCCGCGTCGAAGCCCCCGATGCGGCGACGCGGAAGGCGATCGTCAAACAGGTGGCGCTGCAGCGGCACACCCCCATTACCGAACGGGCGATCGAGTTCGTTGCCGACCGGTTTACCAACAGCGTTCGCGAACTGATCGGCGCGGTCAACTGCCTGCACACGTACCACACCATGACCGGCAGCCGCATCGGAGTGGCCGACGCCCGCAATACGCTGCGTCGGCTCGAGCGGGATTGCATCCGCGTCGTGCGACTGGCCGACGTCGAACGGGCCGTCTGCAGACTGTTCGGCGTCGCCTCGGACGATCTGAAGTCGGCCCGCCGTGCCCGCGCGGTTTCGCAGCCGCGGATGCTGGCGATGTATCTGGCGAGGAGACTGACGCAATCGGCGTACGGAGAGATCGGTCAGTTCTTCGGAGGGCGGAACCACGCGACCGTCATTGCAGCCGAACGAAAGGTCCGCAAACTGGTCGACGAGCAGGGAGCGATCCAGATCGCTTCGGAAGCGTGGCCCGTTTCGGACGTCCTGTCGACGCTCGAGCAGCAGATCAAGACGGGCTGA
- a CDS encoding tetratricopeptide repeat protein translates to MRRRVDSAGSRRQICPLRHHTVFRRSSSIQPAPVVIVPPEARGLSAMKAFVGAACLATIVASGCQTSDVLSSLNRRGSSADQLARTSAGDGHVTGESSSAGLPAPSRQTATTKPTPTASVQVAQKLREGDDALRAGQISVARSHYEEVLGTQPENPAAHHGLAIVADREQRFGDAEKHYKTALKGDPHNADLIANLGYSYLLQGRYGESETQLRHALTKNPEHHSAVGNLGVVYARTGDQERARQMFARILPAEEVEQKLAELAPEKSGKRDSLLARFTGEEKQKPDATQELLRRMEEARQREQSQRQQDAPNQPRQMPVATSPTRPELADGRIPDSELNRVFSEIDRQGTPQNAEPIVLGPPAGARSDQPYQGQAVAPGHMTGGNPSGPGSDQTRWPGQTAAPEGQAPAVAQNGFGLNGFPNTSAQPEASAAASPWPASTAGMTPSAPANSGFNGNSGVLPAGGGLHQSFGQTPAGNGVNTATWQSGNPDPSNHAHHGRMSGSQSSGHSQATPVAGGNANDFEQAKREAAELGLGAGPGLLFPMMPQTTPRVSPGTASVWNGGMYPAPERQLPTMPQQPAGAVPASYAAPQERADVEAYRRGVPAGNGFSGQAPQPQSQSGMHRQQGTAHEAYSGTAISPGMPAQAPAGTNMNQMQSYQQQRQAMDDQYNSMIQQNLGGAHPTSQQNGGSRFGNSSPVPAPAFQWERPEDYRATAPQYGQSTEGSRSQEGMPANIPAGAIPLQTPPPANGAEQGFGHRQSPPANSGLVTPGPYAHSGITGNGTVSPGGHATGRPVQPRTDDHYEGPVIIPATRR, encoded by the coding sequence ATGCGGAGGCGGGTCGACTCCGCCGGATCTCGTCGGCAGATCTGTCCTCTCCGCCACCATACCGTCTTTCGCCGGTCCTCCAGCATTCAGCCAGCACCCGTTGTGATAGTTCCACCTGAAGCACGAGGTTTGTCAGCCATGAAAGCCTTTGTGGGCGCGGCGTGCCTTGCCACGATCGTTGCATCGGGTTGCCAGACCTCCGACGTGCTGAGCAGCCTCAATCGACGCGGCTCTTCGGCCGATCAGTTGGCGCGAACTTCCGCCGGCGATGGCCATGTCACGGGAGAATCATCTTCCGCGGGTCTGCCGGCCCCTTCGCGTCAGACCGCCACCACGAAGCCGACCCCCACGGCATCGGTACAGGTTGCGCAAAAGCTGCGAGAGGGTGACGATGCCCTTCGGGCCGGACAGATTTCGGTGGCCCGTTCTCACTACGAAGAAGTGCTCGGAACGCAGCCGGAGAATCCAGCCGCCCATCACGGCCTGGCGATTGTTGCGGACCGGGAACAACGCTTCGGCGATGCGGAAAAGCACTACAAGACAGCCCTGAAGGGTGATCCCCACAACGCAGACCTGATCGCGAACCTCGGGTACTCGTACCTGCTTCAGGGACGCTACGGCGAGAGTGAAACCCAGTTGCGTCACGCACTGACCAAGAACCCGGAACACCACTCGGCGGTGGGCAACCTCGGCGTTGTCTACGCCCGCACCGGCGATCAGGAACGGGCCCGTCAGATGTTCGCGCGGATCCTTCCCGCGGAGGAAGTGGAGCAGAAGCTGGCCGAACTCGCACCGGAAAAGAGCGGGAAACGGGACTCTCTGCTGGCACGGTTCACCGGCGAAGAAAAACAGAAACCGGATGCCACCCAGGAACTCCTCCGCCGTATGGAAGAAGCGCGGCAGCGCGAACAGTCCCAGCGTCAACAGGACGCCCCGAACCAGCCCCGGCAGATGCCCGTTGCCACGTCACCGACGCGTCCCGAACTCGCCGACGGACGGATTCCCGACAGTGAGCTGAACCGCGTTTTCTCTGAGATCGATCGGCAGGGGACGCCTCAGAACGCCGAACCGATTGTCCTCGGTCCTCCTGCGGGGGCCCGGTCGGACCAGCCATATCAGGGACAGGCGGTTGCTCCAGGCCACATGACCGGCGGCAATCCTTCCGGTCCAGGCTCCGATCAAACGCGCTGGCCCGGGCAGACCGCTGCTCCCGAGGGACAGGCTCCTGCCGTCGCACAGAACGGATTCGGTCTCAACGGATTTCCGAACACTTCGGCACAACCTGAGGCGAGTGCCGCTGCCAGTCCCTGGCCCGCATCCACGGCCGGCATGACGCCGTCAGCACCTGCCAACAGCGGCTTCAACGGCAATTCCGGAGTGCTGCCTGCCGGAGGCGGTCTGCACCAGAGTTTCGGGCAGACTCCTGCCGGAAACGGTGTGAACACGGCGACCTGGCAGTCGGGCAATCCGGATCCTTCGAACCACGCCCATCACGGTCGGATGAGTGGCTCGCAGTCTTCGGGCCATTCCCAGGCGACTCCCGTGGCAGGCGGCAATGCGAATGACTTTGAACAGGCCAAACGTGAAGCAGCCGAACTTGGCCTGGGAGCCGGCCCCGGGCTGCTCTTTCCCATGATGCCACAGACGACGCCGCGTGTTTCACCGGGAACAGCCTCGGTCTGGAACGGCGGCATGTACCCGGCACCGGAACGGCAGCTACCGACGATGCCGCAGCAACCAGCGGGCGCGGTACCGGCCTCCTACGCTGCCCCACAGGAGCGTGCCGACGTCGAAGCGTATCGCCGGGGCGTTCCTGCGGGGAACGGTTTCTCCGGGCAGGCCCCGCAGCCGCAGTCGCAGTCCGGCATGCATCGCCAGCAGGGGACTGCTCATGAGGCGTATTCCGGGACGGCGATTTCGCCCGGCATGCCCGCTCAGGCCCCAGCCGGGACGAACATGAATCAGATGCAGTCGTACCAGCAGCAGCGGCAGGCGATGGATGACCAGTACAACTCGATGATTCAGCAGAACCTCGGAGGTGCTCACCCGACGTCGCAACAGAATGGCGGCAGCCGCTTCGGGAATTCGTCCCCGGTGCCGGCCCCGGCATTCCAGTGGGAACGCCCCGAGGACTATCGAGCCACCGCACCGCAGTACGGCCAGTCGACCGAAGGTTCCCGGTCACAGGAAGGCATGCCGGCGAACATTCCCGCCGGAGCGATTCCGCTGCAGACGCCGCCTCCCGCAAACGGTGCAGAGCAGGGCTTCGGCCACCGCCAGTCGCCACCGGCGAACAGTGGTCTGGTGACGCCTGGTCCGTATGCTCATTCGGGAATCACCGGCAACGGGACAGTCAGCCCCGGTGGACATGCGACCGGCCGCCCGGTTCAGCCCCGGACGGACGATCACTACGAAGGTCCGGTGATCATTCCGGCGACCCGCCGCTAG
- the folK gene encoding 2-amino-4-hydroxy-6-hydroxymethyldihydropteridine diphosphokinase, with translation MTTDCLIALGGNRGDVAATIAEAASQLAIHPKIDQVQCSSLYVTAPVGANAADPFHNAAATLATSLSPHELLDVLQSIETAAGRERTIRWGPRPLDLDLILYGDRIVATESLCVPHPACWYRRFVLDPSVEIAAGMVHPVLHASIGELRQRLLERPLQVVLAGERPALISQLIEEMQSQFAEVALLQVDDAATEPALTICLDAGTHERLRSSRGWQRTIRIPQSLELPQQAVMDVLTSALDEPERQTGR, from the coding sequence ATGACAACCGACTGCCTGATCGCCTTGGGAGGCAACCGCGGCGATGTGGCCGCCACGATTGCTGAGGCGGCGTCGCAGCTGGCGATTCATCCGAAAATCGACCAGGTACAGTGCAGTTCTCTCTACGTGACCGCCCCAGTCGGCGCGAACGCCGCCGATCCGTTTCACAATGCGGCGGCAACGCTGGCGACCTCGCTCTCGCCTCACGAACTGCTTGACGTTCTTCAGTCCATTGAGACCGCAGCAGGTCGCGAACGGACGATTCGCTGGGGCCCGCGTCCGCTCGACCTGGATCTGATCCTCTACGGTGATCGGATCGTCGCGACCGAATCGCTCTGTGTTCCACATCCGGCCTGCTGGTATCGCCGCTTCGTGCTCGACCCGTCCGTCGAAATTGCCGCCGGAATGGTCCATCCGGTCCTGCATGCGTCGATCGGTGAACTGCGGCAGCGGTTGCTCGAACGACCGCTGCAGGTGGTACTGGCCGGTGAACGTCCGGCTCTGATCTCGCAGCTGATCGAGGAGATGCAATCGCAATTCGCGGAGGTGGCACTGCTTCAGGTCGATGACGCGGCAACCGAGCCAGCCCTGACGATCTGCCTCGATGCCGGGACGCACGAACGTCTGCGATCCTCCCGAGGCTGGCAGCGAACGATCAGGATCCCCCAGTCTTTGGAACTTCCGCAGCAGGCGGTGATGGACGTTCTGACGTCCGCGCTGGACGAACCTGAGCGGCAGACCGGTCGCTGA
- a CDS encoding Flp family type IVb pilin, producing MSSILRFIRSDDATTSVEYAVLLALILMAVIASVRALGTTSGGMWGSNKTKLDAVGF from the coding sequence ATGAGCTCGATCCTCCGATTTATCAGAAGTGACGACGCGACGACGTCGGTCGAGTACGCGGTCTTGCTCGCCCTGATTCTGATGGCTGTGATCGCCTCGGTCCGAGCACTGGGCACGACCAGCGGCGGAATGTGGGGAAGCAACAAGACGAAGCTCGACGCCGTCGGCTTCTGA
- the pyrF gene encoding orotidine-5'-phosphate decarboxylase has product MKTYAERLQAAVQAKGTPALVGLDPRWEQLPTEIVERARSAATTESEVVARAYEEFCRRIIDIVAGRVPAVKPQAAFFEACGPEGAFALARVIRHARDAGLIVICDAKRGDIGSTAEAYASAYLAGDDPDAAPWAADALTINPYLGVDTLEPFVRTATARGAGLYVLVRTSNPGAGRFQDLTADGQTVYHHVATAMEELAAESAGEGQYGAVGAVVGATYPSELEELRQVMPHVPLLIPGYGSQGGTSADTAAAFDEDGHGALINSSRGIIFAYRREPYAEAFGESQWEAAVDAATRDMIADLAANTPAAALVANK; this is encoded by the coding sequence ATGAAGACCTACGCTGAACGACTGCAGGCGGCCGTACAGGCCAAGGGGACTCCCGCACTGGTCGGTCTCGACCCCCGATGGGAGCAGCTTCCTACAGAGATCGTCGAGCGGGCCCGAAGCGCCGCGACAACGGAATCCGAGGTCGTCGCGCGGGCCTATGAGGAGTTCTGCCGACGGATCATCGACATCGTGGCCGGACGTGTTCCGGCGGTCAAACCGCAGGCGGCTTTCTTCGAGGCGTGCGGTCCCGAAGGAGCGTTTGCCCTGGCCCGGGTGATCCGGCATGCCCGCGACGCAGGGCTGATTGTCATCTGTGACGCCAAGCGGGGCGACATCGGATCGACCGCCGAAGCGTACGCCAGCGCGTATCTGGCAGGCGATGACCCCGATGCAGCGCCGTGGGCGGCCGATGCACTGACCATCAATCCCTACCTCGGCGTCGATACGCTCGAACCGTTCGTTCGGACTGCGACCGCACGTGGGGCGGGACTCTACGTTCTCGTGCGGACCAGCAATCCCGGAGCAGGCCGGTTCCAGGATCTGACGGCCGACGGGCAGACCGTCTATCACCACGTTGCCACCGCCATGGAAGAACTGGCCGCCGAATCGGCCGGCGAGGGGCAATACGGTGCGGTCGGTGCCGTCGTCGGCGCCACGTACCCCAGCGAACTCGAGGAACTGCGGCAGGTAATGCCGCATGTGCCATTGCTCATTCCCGGCTATGGCAGCCAGGGCGGAACTTCGGCCGACACCGCTGCCGCATTCGACGAGGACGGCCACGGCGCCCTCATCAACAGCTCGCGGGGGATCATCTTCGCCTACCGCCGCGAACCGTACGCCGAGGCGTTCGGTGAATCCCAGTGGGAAGCAGCCGTCGACGCCGCCACGCGTGACATGATCGCCGATCTGGCCGCCAACACGCCTGCCGCCGCACTGGTCGCGAACAAATGA